A window from Drosophila nasuta strain 15112-1781.00 chromosome 3, ASM2355853v1, whole genome shotgun sequence encodes these proteins:
- the LOC132791511 gene encoding protein hu-li tai shao isoform X3, whose protein sequence is MTEVEQPPQNGIDPTAGDDDENSKARPADIEQDMREMERRKRVEAIMGSKLFREELERIVDSARDGGAGASGILQQLSDIVGVPVTRVGNVFKSSSCMVPINDIRGVESMGYAKGEKILRCKLAATFRLLDLYGWTQGLGAQITARLKVDQEYFLVNPYGLLYHEITASALNKVDMQGQIVEQGTTNFGVNKSHFVLHSVVHAARPDIRCAIYIGCSPVVAISSLKSGLLALTKDACVLGEISTHAYTGLFDEEERNRLVRSLGPNSKVMLLANHGALCCGETIEEAFYAACHIVQACETQLKLLPVGIDNLVLIPEESRKLIYDQSRRPPEDLEKKFAAVTTDEDAAAAASKEEAAPPKIGSPPKWRVGGAEFEALMRMLDNAGYRTGYIYRHPLIKSDPPKPKNDVELPPAVSSLGYLLEEEELFRQGIWKKGDLRKGGDRSRWLNSPNVYQKVEVLETGTPDPKKITKWVAEGSPTHSTPVRIEDPLQFVPAGTTTKEFKRVQQQIKDNRRADKISAGPQSHILEGVTWDEANRIKDATVSQAGDHVVLMGAASKGIIQRGFQHNATVYKAPYAKNPFDNVTDDELNEYKRTVERKKKSIHGEYTDTDFSESEALNSMQAAGAHAHAKHAQSEPETEHQVIQIQTQQAPIPSQAEVVLSDATLSFINGERSHTATNRKPPTGRGENVQNGDHSEAHLSTFSQSSKEFQDVSTDGSPKKDKKKKKGLRTPSFLKKKKEKKKTEA, encoded by the exons atgACTGAAGTAGAGCAACCGCCACAGAACGGCATAGATCCCACCGcgggtgatgatgatgagaacAGTAAAGCACGCCCCGCTGACATTGAACAG GATATGCGTGAAATGGAGCGACGCAAACGTGTTGAGGCCATTATGGGTTCGAAACTATTTCGTGAGGAGCTGGAGCGCATTGTGGATTCGGCACGCGATGGTGGTGCTGGGGCCAGTGGCATATTGCAGCAATTGTCTGATATTGTTGGGGTACCAGTAACCCGAGTGGGCAATGTCTTTAAAAGCAGCAGTTGCATGGTACCTATCAATGATATACGTGGCGTGGAGTCGATGGGTTATGCCAAGGGTGAGAAGATACTCAGATGCAAATTGGCTGCCACTTTCCGTCTGCTCGATCTGTATGGCTGGACGCAGGGTCTGGGAGCACAGATCACAGCACGTCTCAAGGTTGATCAAGAGTACTTTTTGGTCAATCCCTATGGACTGCTGTATCACGAGATCACCGCGTCGGCACTTAATAAAGTCGATATGCAGGGCCAGATTGTTGAGCAGGGTACAACCAACTTTGGCGTGAACAAAAGCC ACTTTGTGTTGCACTCGGTTGTGCATGCCGCACGTCCCGACATCCGTTGCGCCATCTACATTGGCTGCAGTCCCGTCGTAGCGATCTCCTCGCTGAAGTCGGGTCTGCTGGCCCTTACCAAGGATGCCTGTGTTCTGGGTGAGATTAGCACACACGCCTATACCGGTCTGTTTGACGAGGAGGAGCGCAATCGTCTGGTCCGCAGCCTGGGACCAAACTCCAAGGTCATGTTGCTGGCCAATCACGGTGCTCTATGCTGTGGGGAGACCATCGAGGAGGCTTTCTATGCTGCCTGCCATATTGTGCAGGCATGCGAGACGCAGCTGAAACTGCTGCCCGTTGGCATTGATAATCTGGTGCTCATTCCCGAGGAATCGCGCAAACTGATCTACGATCAGTCGCGTCGCCCACCAGAGGATTTGGAGAAGAAGTTTGCTGCTGTCACGACCGACGAGgatgccgccgctgctgccagCAAAGAGGAAGCTGCTCCGCCCAAGATTGGCAGTCCACCCAAATGGCGTGTGGGTGGCGCCGAGTTTGAGGCATTGATGCGTATGCTGGACAATGCCGGCTATCGCACAGGCTACATCTATCGCCATCCATTAATCAAATCGGATCCGCCAAAGCCGAAGAACGACGTTGAACTCCCACCGGCCGTGTCTTCGTTGGGCTATCTGCTTGAGGAGGAGGAGCTCTTCAGACAAGG AATTTGGAAGAAGGGTGATCTGCGCAAGGGCGGCGATCGCAGTCGCTGGTTGAACTCACCGAATGTTTACCAGAAGGTCGAGGTTTTGGAGACGGGCACACCAGATCCCAAGAAAATAACAAAG TGGGTTGCCGAAGGTTCACCCACTCACTCAACGCCAGTGCGGATCGAGGATCCTTTGCAGTTTGTGCCAGCCGGAACGACAACCAAGGAGTTTAAGCGCGTTCAACAACAA ATCAAGGATAATCGACGTGCGGATAAAATCTCGGCAGGACCACAATCGCACATATTGGAAGGCGTCACCTGGGATGAGGCAAATCGCATCAAAGATGCAACTGTCTCGCAGGCCGGCGATCATGTGGTGCTCATGGGTGCTGCCTCCAAGGGTATCATTCAGCGTGGCTTCCAGCATAATGCAACAGTCTACAAGGCACCTTATGCCAAGAATCCATTCGATAATGTGACAGACGATGAGCTCAACGAATACAAACGCACTGTGGAGCGCAAAAAGAAGAGTATTCATGGCGAGT ATACTGATACTGATTTCTCCGAGTCGGAGGCGCTTAACTCGATGCAGGCAGCGGGCGCCCATGCGCATGCAAAACACGCACAGAGTGAACCAGAAACGG AACACCAAGTGATACAAATCCAAACGCAGCAGGCGCCAATTCCCAGCCAGGCTGAGGTGGTCCTGAGCGATG CCACACTTAGTTTTATTAACGGCGAACGCTCTCATACAGCCACAAATCGCAAGCCGCCAACTGGCCGAG GTGAGAACGTACAAAATGGCGACCACTCGGAGGCGCACCTAAGCACCTTTTCACAGAGCAGTAAAGA GTTCCAGGATGTGTCCACGGACGGTTCACCCAAGAaagacaagaagaagaagaagggcCTGCGCACACCATCGTTTTtgaaaaagaagaaggagaagaagaagaccgAGGCTTAA
- the LOC132791511 gene encoding protein hu-li tai shao isoform X4, with product MTEVEQPPQNGIDPTAGDDDENSKARPADIEQDMREMERRKRVEAIMGSKLFREELERIVDSARDGGAGASGILQQLSDIVGVPVTRVGNVFKSSSCMVPINDIRGVESMGYAKGEKILRCKLAATFRLLDLYGWTQGLGAQITARLKVDQEYFLVNPYGLLYHEITASALNKVDMQGQIVEQGTTNFGVNKSHFVLHSVVHAARPDIRCAIYIGCSPVVAISSLKSGLLALTKDACVLGEISTHAYTGLFDEEERNRLVRSLGPNSKVMLLANHGALCCGETIEEAFYAACHIVQACETQLKLLPVGIDNLVLIPEESRKLIYDQSRRPPEDLEKKFAAVTTDEDAAAAASKEEAAPPKIGSPPKWRVGGAEFEALMRMLDNAGYRTGYIYRHPLIKSDPPKPKNDVELPPAVSSLGYLLEEEELFRQGIWKKGDLRKGGDRSRWLNSPNVYQKVEVLETGTPDPKKITKWVAEGSPTHSTPVRIEDPLQFVPAGTTTKEFKRVQQQIKDNRRADKISAGPQSHILEGVTWDEANRIKDATVSQAGDHVVLMGAASKGIIQRGFQHNATVYKAPYAKNPFDNVTDDELNEYKRTVERKKKSIHGEYTDTDFSESEALNSMQAAGAHAHAKHAQSEPETEHQVIQIQTQQAPIPSQAEVVLSDATLSFINGERSHTATNRKPPTGRGENVQNGDHSEAHLSTFSQSSKEDVSTDGSPKKDKKKKKGLRTPSFLKKKKEKKKTEA from the exons atgACTGAAGTAGAGCAACCGCCACAGAACGGCATAGATCCCACCGcgggtgatgatgatgagaacAGTAAAGCACGCCCCGCTGACATTGAACAG GATATGCGTGAAATGGAGCGACGCAAACGTGTTGAGGCCATTATGGGTTCGAAACTATTTCGTGAGGAGCTGGAGCGCATTGTGGATTCGGCACGCGATGGTGGTGCTGGGGCCAGTGGCATATTGCAGCAATTGTCTGATATTGTTGGGGTACCAGTAACCCGAGTGGGCAATGTCTTTAAAAGCAGCAGTTGCATGGTACCTATCAATGATATACGTGGCGTGGAGTCGATGGGTTATGCCAAGGGTGAGAAGATACTCAGATGCAAATTGGCTGCCACTTTCCGTCTGCTCGATCTGTATGGCTGGACGCAGGGTCTGGGAGCACAGATCACAGCACGTCTCAAGGTTGATCAAGAGTACTTTTTGGTCAATCCCTATGGACTGCTGTATCACGAGATCACCGCGTCGGCACTTAATAAAGTCGATATGCAGGGCCAGATTGTTGAGCAGGGTACAACCAACTTTGGCGTGAACAAAAGCC ACTTTGTGTTGCACTCGGTTGTGCATGCCGCACGTCCCGACATCCGTTGCGCCATCTACATTGGCTGCAGTCCCGTCGTAGCGATCTCCTCGCTGAAGTCGGGTCTGCTGGCCCTTACCAAGGATGCCTGTGTTCTGGGTGAGATTAGCACACACGCCTATACCGGTCTGTTTGACGAGGAGGAGCGCAATCGTCTGGTCCGCAGCCTGGGACCAAACTCCAAGGTCATGTTGCTGGCCAATCACGGTGCTCTATGCTGTGGGGAGACCATCGAGGAGGCTTTCTATGCTGCCTGCCATATTGTGCAGGCATGCGAGACGCAGCTGAAACTGCTGCCCGTTGGCATTGATAATCTGGTGCTCATTCCCGAGGAATCGCGCAAACTGATCTACGATCAGTCGCGTCGCCCACCAGAGGATTTGGAGAAGAAGTTTGCTGCTGTCACGACCGACGAGgatgccgccgctgctgccagCAAAGAGGAAGCTGCTCCGCCCAAGATTGGCAGTCCACCCAAATGGCGTGTGGGTGGCGCCGAGTTTGAGGCATTGATGCGTATGCTGGACAATGCCGGCTATCGCACAGGCTACATCTATCGCCATCCATTAATCAAATCGGATCCGCCAAAGCCGAAGAACGACGTTGAACTCCCACCGGCCGTGTCTTCGTTGGGCTATCTGCTTGAGGAGGAGGAGCTCTTCAGACAAGG AATTTGGAAGAAGGGTGATCTGCGCAAGGGCGGCGATCGCAGTCGCTGGTTGAACTCACCGAATGTTTACCAGAAGGTCGAGGTTTTGGAGACGGGCACACCAGATCCCAAGAAAATAACAAAG TGGGTTGCCGAAGGTTCACCCACTCACTCAACGCCAGTGCGGATCGAGGATCCTTTGCAGTTTGTGCCAGCCGGAACGACAACCAAGGAGTTTAAGCGCGTTCAACAACAA ATCAAGGATAATCGACGTGCGGATAAAATCTCGGCAGGACCACAATCGCACATATTGGAAGGCGTCACCTGGGATGAGGCAAATCGCATCAAAGATGCAACTGTCTCGCAGGCCGGCGATCATGTGGTGCTCATGGGTGCTGCCTCCAAGGGTATCATTCAGCGTGGCTTCCAGCATAATGCAACAGTCTACAAGGCACCTTATGCCAAGAATCCATTCGATAATGTGACAGACGATGAGCTCAACGAATACAAACGCACTGTGGAGCGCAAAAAGAAGAGTATTCATGGCGAGT ATACTGATACTGATTTCTCCGAGTCGGAGGCGCTTAACTCGATGCAGGCAGCGGGCGCCCATGCGCATGCAAAACACGCACAGAGTGAACCAGAAACGG AACACCAAGTGATACAAATCCAAACGCAGCAGGCGCCAATTCCCAGCCAGGCTGAGGTGGTCCTGAGCGATG CCACACTTAGTTTTATTAACGGCGAACGCTCTCATACAGCCACAAATCGCAAGCCGCCAACTGGCCGAG GTGAGAACGTACAAAATGGCGACCACTCGGAGGCGCACCTAAGCACCTTTTCACAGAGCAGTAAAGAG GATGTGTCCACGGACGGTTCACCCAAGAaagacaagaagaagaagaagggcCTGCGCACACCATCGTTTTtgaaaaagaagaaggagaagaagaagaccgAGGCTTAA
- the LOC132791511 gene encoding uncharacterized protein LOC132791511 isoform X1 — MTEVEQPPQNGIDPTAGDDDENSKARPADIEQDMREMERRKRVEAIMGSKLFREELERIVDSARDGGAGASGILQQLSDIVGVPVTRVGNVFKSSSCMVPINDIRGVESMGYAKGEKILRCKLAATFRLLDLYGWTQGLGAQITARLKVDQEYFLVNPYGLLYHEITASALNKVDMQGQIVEQGTTNFGVNKSHFVLHSVVHAARPDIRCAIYIGCSPVVAISSLKSGLLALTKDACVLGEISTHAYTGLFDEEERNRLVRSLGPNSKVMLLANHGALCCGETIEEAFYAACHIVQACETQLKLLPVGIDNLVLIPEESRKLIYDQSRRPPEDLEKKFAAVTTDEDAAAAASKEEAAPPKIGSPPKWRVGGAEFEALMRMLDNAGYRTGYIYRHPLIKSDPPKPKNDVELPPAVSSLGYLLEEEELFRQGIWKKGDLRKGGDRSRWLNSPNVYQKVEVLETGTPDPKKITKWVAEGSPTHSTPVRIEDPLQFVPAGTTTKEFKRVQQQIKDNRRADKISAGPQSHILEGVTWDEANRIKDATVSQAGDHVVLMGAASKGIIQRGFQHNATVYKAPYAKNPFDNVTDDELNEYKRTVERKKKSIHGEYTDTDFSESEALNSMQAAGAHAHAKHAQSEPETEHQVIQIQTQQAPIPSQAEVVLSDEAQIQDQANHDSVSNQKMLNSVEGQPMKPSAEEQEAAHRLQTQSSCRRDLSIAFHNPNSNSSKMTQPNPSPSPSVSATDLTQQRLADPQAAAPLLIMRDLYPYAYLAAYLGRCCQPEICSALLRAIHSEHLPCYRSGGQRSSTTSSTVTTPNTNESSPSHKTLQLVNNVPAPYRTCSHFGFNSPRQTPRTAHRHMPDGTERIHYRPMQRHISYEEIFATPRYEQLCQPCFEHLLRLKPEIRRRAGPGSSSGGDYPDDLISCGSSLMTPRKLTTLTETNDEHLDNYVERASCHAGTQTDGSFLRQLERFNFSEESTNTNYGSRLLLSDLSLAGFQSSCSRAASATSEPPLRALAGRGLESKATVTDITEVWNFGNWQQEPAEEETPRGQEPLTEHRITLEITQQFNAAEEQQAAEAFERQLMSRDERQRRKCEFQELWQDHVQYFGSKSAMEEDIPDGWLRSLHNGGEVAEIIEEPIGEEADRDEKETHLVAVEELPVMLQKFEQSLCVVQDNLGRLVAATQKLQGDIGREGLALEVTEGNGTLYRSISLENIPAAEDGAIVSEQPQSMNSSTEAEEEEQAEFELPTENEHEEKRDVEKPVSPLSERKDIAKDDIECIEDDEKEIDEHECPIEIVNSVEQQTEHPPETATPACPARDNAIFSPLEREILERIEADRLKERESIFGRIDESIRNKLTCAKLRNIASDVEETFSTCTHIFRSPPKTPSNSAAIGSESPHLFQFSSEPRPSTYTMHNIDAPSCSTAHLHVIRGEAPRLSRSWASYRESSERSSSSPTSSAASQPSVDSSTKTTKTFHYRSTPRKKRNFIQENIRNASKPRVLPKPASSSAEYTRKNRNQAAFNNDPSSVCTFQAEERGSGARLWVSLPVSPRGILCSKRRSVSPGPSATYPTSHSSCSPYGKRRKQIGIHMPKGRRNANSRNALQKCLSSSTFLSEICEMNSLHQATSTSTFDVNLKEDDTLIPVQEEVPAINLNKTDSTLYYSANDSSLPEGQGKTVLELGRNHMKTTRLSGGETTDSASQVDMEEETDAAEVTAEEYVENTSYTGEISEHSLNEEMDLPEANATPSGDAETTEETDGEILQEEENSTHEDPEENSEAIENRIQADSQPSSSDALPTSSMENVTIALGFRVLAPSQDIIIIDKDSEISSNVAENECDNPTSELVELQEEEDEVSSMIQVVESGSSAYMLKPGNAQFKLSFSKPSQSSEDYETESSSTNREFLLTTNRDLQQTSEQENSEDDDNKPNTSAAAAKKRKSRKKKANAHVDSEIVLNTQCKIIGGTLHISEDHLDDIQSPRNINRENDLNPFIDLQDWNIFENALEEEELNITDDELEIEVDLDIDSSEEHLTINLTSNQLQLSGEDTLEIDISLGSYNNFGQLQLELDEGLFVRSSPTENDLIFPEYFDFGSFTLECSISECPSNDDSSSGKSQCLEETQNETNHLIHMEEEIKNKNESDVNSK, encoded by the exons atgACTGAAGTAGAGCAACCGCCACAGAACGGCATAGATCCCACCGcgggtgatgatgatgagaacAGTAAAGCACGCCCCGCTGACATTGAACAG GATATGCGTGAAATGGAGCGACGCAAACGTGTTGAGGCCATTATGGGTTCGAAACTATTTCGTGAGGAGCTGGAGCGCATTGTGGATTCGGCACGCGATGGTGGTGCTGGGGCCAGTGGCATATTGCAGCAATTGTCTGATATTGTTGGGGTACCAGTAACCCGAGTGGGCAATGTCTTTAAAAGCAGCAGTTGCATGGTACCTATCAATGATATACGTGGCGTGGAGTCGATGGGTTATGCCAAGGGTGAGAAGATACTCAGATGCAAATTGGCTGCCACTTTCCGTCTGCTCGATCTGTATGGCTGGACGCAGGGTCTGGGAGCACAGATCACAGCACGTCTCAAGGTTGATCAAGAGTACTTTTTGGTCAATCCCTATGGACTGCTGTATCACGAGATCACCGCGTCGGCACTTAATAAAGTCGATATGCAGGGCCAGATTGTTGAGCAGGGTACAACCAACTTTGGCGTGAACAAAAGCC ACTTTGTGTTGCACTCGGTTGTGCATGCCGCACGTCCCGACATCCGTTGCGCCATCTACATTGGCTGCAGTCCCGTCGTAGCGATCTCCTCGCTGAAGTCGGGTCTGCTGGCCCTTACCAAGGATGCCTGTGTTCTGGGTGAGATTAGCACACACGCCTATACCGGTCTGTTTGACGAGGAGGAGCGCAATCGTCTGGTCCGCAGCCTGGGACCAAACTCCAAGGTCATGTTGCTGGCCAATCACGGTGCTCTATGCTGTGGGGAGACCATCGAGGAGGCTTTCTATGCTGCCTGCCATATTGTGCAGGCATGCGAGACGCAGCTGAAACTGCTGCCCGTTGGCATTGATAATCTGGTGCTCATTCCCGAGGAATCGCGCAAACTGATCTACGATCAGTCGCGTCGCCCACCAGAGGATTTGGAGAAGAAGTTTGCTGCTGTCACGACCGACGAGgatgccgccgctgctgccagCAAAGAGGAAGCTGCTCCGCCCAAGATTGGCAGTCCACCCAAATGGCGTGTGGGTGGCGCCGAGTTTGAGGCATTGATGCGTATGCTGGACAATGCCGGCTATCGCACAGGCTACATCTATCGCCATCCATTAATCAAATCGGATCCGCCAAAGCCGAAGAACGACGTTGAACTCCCACCGGCCGTGTCTTCGTTGGGCTATCTGCTTGAGGAGGAGGAGCTCTTCAGACAAGG AATTTGGAAGAAGGGTGATCTGCGCAAGGGCGGCGATCGCAGTCGCTGGTTGAACTCACCGAATGTTTACCAGAAGGTCGAGGTTTTGGAGACGGGCACACCAGATCCCAAGAAAATAACAAAG TGGGTTGCCGAAGGTTCACCCACTCACTCAACGCCAGTGCGGATCGAGGATCCTTTGCAGTTTGTGCCAGCCGGAACGACAACCAAGGAGTTTAAGCGCGTTCAACAACAA ATCAAGGATAATCGACGTGCGGATAAAATCTCGGCAGGACCACAATCGCACATATTGGAAGGCGTCACCTGGGATGAGGCAAATCGCATCAAAGATGCAACTGTCTCGCAGGCCGGCGATCATGTGGTGCTCATGGGTGCTGCCTCCAAGGGTATCATTCAGCGTGGCTTCCAGCATAATGCAACAGTCTACAAGGCACCTTATGCCAAGAATCCATTCGATAATGTGACAGACGATGAGCTCAACGAATACAAACGCACTGTGGAGCGCAAAAAGAAGAGTATTCATGGCGAGT ATACTGATACTGATTTCTCCGAGTCGGAGGCGCTTAACTCGATGCAGGCAGCGGGCGCCCATGCGCATGCAAAACACGCACAGAGTGAACCAGAAACGG AACACCAAGTGATACAAATCCAAACGCAGCAGGCGCCAATTCCCAGCCAGGCTGAGGTGGTCCTGAGCGATG AAGCACAAATTCAAGATCAAGCAAATCACGATTCAGTCAGTAACCAGAAGATGTTGAACAGCGTTGAGGGGCAGCCTATGAAACCGAGTGCCGAGGAACAAGAAGCCGCGCATCGTCTGCAGACTCAGAGTAGCTGTCGTCGTGATCTAAGCATTGCCTTTCATAATCCCAATAGTAATAGTAGTAAGATGACCCAACCCAATCCCAGTCCCAGCCCCAGTGTTAGCGCAACTGACTTGACACAGCAAAGATTAGCCGATCCTCAAGCAGCAGCACCTTTGCTGATTATGCGAGACTTGTATCCCTATGCCTATTTGGCTGCGTATTTGGGTCGCTGTTGTCAGCCCGAGATCTGCTCAGCTCTTCTAAGAGCCATACACTCGGAGCACTTGCCTTGCTATCGCAGCGGTGGTCAACGCTCCAGCACTACTTCGAGCACGGTGACCACTCCAAACACCAACGAATCTTCGCCGTCACACAAAACTCTACAGTTAGTGAATAATGTGCCAGCTCCGTATCGCACCTGCTCGCACTTTGGCTTCAATTCGCCGCGACAAACTCCGCGTACGGCGCACCGACACATGCCGGATGGCACAGAGCGCATACACTATCGTCCCATGCAACGGCACATCAGCTACGAAGAGATCTTTGCGACTCCACGTTATGAGCAGCTGTGTCAGCCCTGTTTCGAGCATTTGCTACGCCTTAAGCCGGAGATACGACGTCGTGCTGGTCCGGGCAGTAGCAGCGGCGGCGATTATCCCGATGATCTTATCAGTTGTGGCAGCAGCTTAATGACGCCGCGCAAACTCACGACACTGACGGAGACGAATGATGAGCATCTCGATAATTACGTAGAGCGGGCTTCGTGTCATGCGGGCACCCAGACAGATGGGAGTTTCCTGCGTCAACTCGAACGTTTTAACTTCTCTGAGGAATCAACCAATACCAATTATGGATCAAGACTGCTACTCAGTGACTTGAGCTTGGCGGGTTTTCAGAGTTCCTGCAGTCGTGCAGCGAGTGCAACAAGTGAACCGCCACTGCGAGCCCTAGCCGGTAGAGGATTGGAATCGAAAGCAACCGTAACGGATATTACAGAGGTCTGGAATTTTGGCAATTGGCAGCAGGAACCTGCTGAAGAAGAAACTCCTCGGGGTCAAGAGCCACTCACTGAACATCGCATTACGCTTGAGATAACACAGCAATTTAATGCCGCAGAAGAGCAGCAAGCAGCGGAAGCATTTGAACGACAGTTAATGTCTCGCGACGAGCGGCAGCGTCGCAAGTGTGAATTTCAGGAGTTGTGGCAGGATCATGTACAATACTTTGGTTCCAAATCGGCTATGGAAGAGGACATCCCGGATGGTTGGTTAAGAAGCCTTCACAACGGTGGCGAAGTAGCTGAAATTATAGAAGAACCAATTGGTGAAGAAGCGGATCGTGATGAAAAGGAAACGCATCTGGTGGCTGTCGAGGAGCTGCCAGTTATGCTCCAAAAATTTGAGCAAAGTCTATGTGTTGTACAAGATAATTTAGGTAGACTAGTTGCTGCCACCCAAAAGCTGCAAGGCGATATAGGCAGAGAAGGATTAGCTTTAGAGGTAACCGAGGGAAATGGCACGTTATATCGGTCGATTAGTTTGGAGAATATTCCCGCAGCTGAAGATGGAGCCATTGTTTCCGAGCAACCACAATCGATGAACTCTAGCACTGAAGCTGAAGAGGAAGAGCAAGCGGAATTTGAGCTGCCTACTGAAAACGAGCATGAGGAGAAGCGGGATGTTGAGAAACCTGTCTCACCTTTGTCCGAACGTAAAGATATCGCAAAGGACGACATCGAGTGCATTGAAGACGATGAAAAGGAGATCGATGAGCACGAGTGTCCCATTGAAATAGTTAACTCTGTGGAGCAACAGACAGAGCACCCTCCGGAGACAGCAACACCAGCTTGTCCAGCGCGCGATAATGCCATATTTTCACCACTGGAGAGAGAGATTCTCGAACGCATTGAGGCGGACCGCTTGAAGGAGCGTGAATCGATCTTTGGAAGGATTGACGAAAGCATACGCAACAAGTTGACATGCGCCAAACTCAGAAATATCGCGAGTGATGTCGAAGAAACGTTCTCAACTTGCACACACATCTTTCGAAGTCCTCCGAAGACACCATCTAACTCTGCAGCTATAGGTAGCGAGTCGCCGCACCTTTTTCAGTTTAGCAGCGAACCGCGTCCGTCCACCTATACCATGCACAACATTGATGCGCCTAGCTGCTCGACTGCCCATCTACATGTCATCAGGGGTGAGGCGCCGCGATTGTCACGTTCCTGGGCAAGCTATCGGGAGAGCAGCGAACGATCATCCTCATCGCCTACTTCGTCGGCAGCGTCGCAACCTTCTGTCGACAGCAGTACAAAGACCACAAAGACCTTTCATTATCGTAGCACTCCGCGCAAGAAACGAAATTTTATCCAGGAGAACATACGAAATGCAAGCAAACCTCGCGTTCTGCCCAAACCCGCATCAAGCTCGGCAGAATATACTCGTAAGAACCGCAACCAGGCGGCATTCAACAATGATCCATCTTCTGTATGCACATTTCAGGCGGAGGAACGTGGCAGCGGTGCTCGTTTATGGGTCTCATTGCCCGTAAGTCCTCGTGGCATTCTTTGTTCGAAACGCAGGTCAGTTAGTCCAGGACCTTCAGCAACTTATCCGACATCGCATTCCTCCTGCTCGCCATATGGGAAACGCCGCAAACAAATTGGCATTCACATGCCCAAGGGACGACGTAACGCCAATTCACGCAATGCCCTGCAGAAGTGTTTGTCGAGTAGCACTTTCCTTTCTGAAATATGTGAAATGAATAGTTTGCATCAGGCGACTTCAACCTCAACCTTTGATGTCAATCTTAAGGAAGACGATACCCTAATTCCCGTTCAGGAAGAAGTGCctgcaataaatttgaataaaactgATAGTACTCTTTACTATAGTGCCAATGACAGCTCACTGCCAGAAGGTCAGGGAAAAACTGTTCTAGAATTGGGAAGAAATCACATGAAAACGACAAGATTGTCTGGCGGTGAGACCACAGACTCCGCTAGTCAAGTTGATATGGAAGAGGAAACAGATGCTGCGGAGGTAACCGCAGAGGAATATGTTGAGAATACAAGCTATACTGGCGAAATTTCGGAACACTCGCTAAATGAAGAGATGGATCTTCCAGAAGCTAACGCAACGCCCTCTGGTGATGCGGAGACCACTGAGGAAACCGATGGGGAAATTCTCCAAGAAGAGGAAAACAGTACGCATGAAGATCCAGAAGAAAACTCTGAAGCCATTGAAAATAGAATTCAAGCGGACTCGCAGCCCTCTTCCAGCGACGCTCTACCAACATCAAGCATGGAAAATGTTACGATTGCCTTGGGCTTTAGGGTGCTGGCACCAAGCCAGGACATTATCATCATCGACAAGGATTCTGAAATATCAAGTAATGTTGCAGAAAACGAATGCGACAATCCCACCTCTGAATTGGTTGAACTGCAAGAAGAGGAGGATGAAGTGAGCAGTATGATCCAAGTTGTTGAAAGCGGCTCATCAGCGTATATGCTCAAACCGGGGAATGCACAATTTAAGCTAAGCTTCAGTAAACCATCACAAAGCTCTGAAGACTACGAAACCGAGAGTAGTTCAACGAATAGGGAATTCCTACTAACTACAAATCGGGACTTGCAGCAAACCTCAGAGCAGGAAAATTCCGAGGATGATGATAACAAGCCAAACACTTCTGCAGCGGCagctaaaaaacgaaaatcacGAAAAAAGAAAGCCAATGCACATGTTGATTCcgaaattgtattaaatacgCAGTGTAAAATCATAGGTGGAACCCTACATATATCCGAGGACCATCTCGACGACATACAGTCACCTCGAAACATAAATAGGGAGAATGATTTAAACCCCTTTATCGATTTGCAAGATTGGAACATCTTTGAAAATGCACTTGAAGAGGAAGAATTAAATATTACGGATGATGAACTTGAAATAGAAGTTGATTTAGATATAGATTCATCCGAAGAGCACTTGACGATAAACCTAACTTCTAACCAATTACAGTTATCGGGCGAAGACACGCTTGAAATCGACATATCCCTTGGTAGCTACAATAACTTCGGTCAACTTCAATTGGAACTTGATGAAGGTCTGTTCGTACGCAGCTCTCCTACTGaaaatgatttgatttttccAGAATACTTTGATTTTGGTTCTTTTACGCTAGAATGTTCAATAAGCGAATGTCCGTCAAATGATGACAGTTCTTCGGGAAAATCGCAATGCCTGGAAGAAAcccaaaatgaaacaaacCATTTAATACACATGGAGGAAgagataaaaaataaaaacgaatctGATGTTAACAGCAAATAG